The window TGCCCGTACGTACTAAGTAGTAAGTTCGACATACGACCACAAATTTCCACAATAATTTGACACGTGTCTGATTGACGTGAATTTAGAAAAACCATACACTTGTTTTGTAGTCTTTGTTTTGGTCAAAACACttagcttgttttgttttccaacaATATGATGCATGACATTTTCCCCTTAATATAATGTGTAAGCATGATAAGTTCCAGTGGTTATACCAAAGTCTTCGGTAATTACActgttcctttttttctttcaataatttaatatgtttgatttttatagtGTAGCTACGATATTCGATAAGACCTATATATGACATAGAGTTCCTGAAATAGCAAGTCTTGGCTTTACCAAAGTAAGAACCTGTAGAAAAATAAAGGTGGTTCTAAAATTTACAGAGAGATCTTgttggtttaaaactataaaaagtttcaaaactcCGGTGCTAATTTAATTTAAGCTTGTTGGTTTACGGGTAAATCAATTTCTAGATAGACGAAATGAGAAGTGTATGTGCAGAATAATTTTATAGTAGCTTAATCATTAATTATATGATGTCACACAATTGTACTTGAATTTGTCACTGAATACCCATCAAAACtcttaaatctcaaatctaATTATATACtccatatgtaattaatatCTAATCTTTTTAGACATATAATAATAGTTTTTTCTCAAACCAATCTCTATCTACAGTTCATTGAAGAAAACATTGTATGGAAGAGACCATAGGTTAATCAAGCGACACTTAAATCTATCAAGAGAAAGACagataatcaaatcaaatgaaaGGAAATAAACATCAATCAcataaaaagagtgttcattAAGCAAAATAGCTAATTTTATTATGttacttcatttttttaaagaaaatatttttggtagtgtaaaaaagaagagagaatagAGTTGGCTATGACTATGTGtaataagagaaacaaaaacaagccTTCCATGACTGTGCCATTAAGAAAGTAGCTTTGTTTTCAATCCCAAACTGTCAAAGTCTCTCTTCACCTCTCAAGATTAATCAAAcatttaactctctctctctcatcaatGTTGCTTTAAAGCCAATgctcctcttcttgttcttcatataAACCACATATCCTCTCCTCCGATCCACATCTTAACAATTTCataccaaaaccctaaaattgagaAAGAGtacttagagagagagagagagagagagagaaagatgggTAGAGGGAAGATAGAGATAAAGAGGATAGAAAACGCAAACAACAGGGTGGTGACGTTCTCAAAGAGGAGGAATGGGTTGGTCAAGAAGGCTAAAGAGATCACAGTTCTTTGCGATGCAAAAGTTGCTCTCATAATCTTTGCCAGTAATGGTAAGATGACTGATTATTGTTGTCCTTCCATGGATCTTGGTGCTATGTTGGACCAATATCAGAAGTTATCTGGCAAGAAACTATGGGATGCTAAGCATGAGgtactctctttctctctctctcttttatataaTCTATAGTTTATTTGTCTCAAATAATATTCCATGGCCAAAATCATGAAATGGGTTTTCTATTTCTTTGCCAAAAACATGTCAAAAGACCCTTGAATTTTTAACCCTAGATGCAGATCTACTATTAGTGTTTTGtctcaaaaacaaatattctgAGCTAGATATAATATCATCATGAAATgagttatttaattttcttttcctaaaaataTGTCAAAGGAGAAAAACCTCGAACCCTAGATGCAGATCTACAAAGGTTTCTTTGTCTGTGTAGCCTTCCAAGCTTCTTTATTGATTTTCTTGTACTCAACAAGACATGGAAGTTATTCTTTTTTCCGTTCGTGCATAATTTGTATAGGtcttcaatatattttagaGTATATCTAAACATGTATTCACCAACTGTGTTTTGAAACCACACCAAGACAAAATCTTAAGCGAGTTATATTCAAGTTTTAGGTTATCGAGAGAAAATCTGGGATGTGATATAAATGAGAATATCTGCACAGTTTACTGATTTTACATTTGTGGCTTTCAAAAGTAATTGAAATTAAACTGAGAAATCATACTTTTGATTATCctaattaaaaatacttttaattcaaatattatttattattatcaatttAATTCTGACAATCATAGGTTTAGTTCTAACAAATGAGATATATCTCTATAGAGTAATAAGCAGACAGAGGGCTGTATACCATTTAAGTCACTACCTAGTATTTATGTGTATACATATCTGTGTAAACTTTTGCATAGAAGGATGTCAAGATATGTGTGTTACTGTTCTATATGTTCTGCATGAAACATGAATAGAGAGAGACGAGACTTGTCAATTATAACCAGATCtgtttcttgaatttgtttagtgtattaatatgtgtttttttttttactgtgaTGTAAATTCTTAAAATCTACTATCACTCatctaatacatatatatatgctgaacAATATTGATCTCCAGAACCTCAGCAATGAGATTGATAGGATCAAAAAAGAGAATGATAGCTTACAAGTGGAGCTCAGGTCGGTCGATCACCCTTCAGTACAGTGCCATATCTTTACGGAGGTATCTTGATAGAAATAATCTTGCTACGTACTGAATATAAACTGTGAA is drawn from Camelina sativa cultivar DH55 chromosome 8, Cs, whole genome shotgun sequence and contains these coding sequences:
- the LOC104706374 gene encoding floral homeotic protein PISTILLATA — encoded protein: MGRGKIEIKRIENANNRVVTFSKRRNGLVKKAKEITVLCDAKVALIIFASNGKMTDYCCPSMDLGAMLDQYQKLSGKKLWDAKHENLSNEIDRIKKENDSLQVELRHLKGEDIQSLNLKNLMAVEHAIEHGLDKVRDHQSEIVMTKRRTEKMIVEENRQLHFQLQQQEMAIASNARGMMMRDHDGQFGYRVQPIQPNLQEKIMSLVID